A stretch of [Clostridium] scindens DNA encodes these proteins:
- the mgtE gene encoding magnesium transporter, with translation MAKSILLELLEARNYKELKRLMGEYNPVDLADLLMELNDRDLAIVFRMIEKDKAAEVFSYMDDDQRQTLLDCFTSQEIKHILDSMYTDDAVDLLEDMPANVVNKLLDQVSKDTRADINRLLNYPEDSAGSIMTVEYVDLSPDMTVRQALHKIRTIGIHSETVYTCYVIVQRKLVGIITAQALMTNDEDVQVKDLMEENFIFIRTTDDREDAAKLFRRYGLIAIPVLDKEGFIVGIVTFDDAIGVLTEETTEDIHKMAAIASSEESYLKTSVFQHAKNRIPWLLILMFSATITGAIITKYENAFQVVPILVSFIPMLMDTGGNCGSQSSTLVIRGLAVDELHFSDFFSIVWKEFRVSLIVGIVLAAANGVRIYLVHGGDVQMAMVVAASLIGTIVVAKMVGCMLPIFAKQLHLDPAIMASPLITTIVDTCSIMIYFRIATLVFRL, from the coding sequence ATGGCAAAGAGTATTTTATTAGAATTATTGGAGGCGAGGAACTACAAAGAATTAAAGAGACTGATGGGAGAGTATAATCCGGTGGATCTGGCAGATCTTTTGATGGAATTAAACGACCGGGATCTGGCAATCGTATTCCGGATGATTGAGAAGGATAAGGCAGCAGAAGTATTTTCTTATATGGATGATGACCAGAGGCAGACGCTTCTTGACTGCTTTACCAGCCAGGAAATCAAGCACATCCTGGATTCCATGTATACGGACGACGCGGTGGATCTGCTGGAAGATATGCCGGCCAATGTAGTCAATAAGCTGCTGGATCAGGTGAGCAAGGATACGCGTGCGGATATCAACCGGCTTTTGAATTACCCGGAGGATAGCGCGGGAAGCATTATGACGGTAGAGTATGTGGATCTGTCCCCGGACATGACGGTACGGCAGGCCCTGCATAAGATCCGTACCATCGGAATCCACAGCGAGACGGTGTATACTTGCTATGTGATCGTGCAGAGGAAGCTGGTTGGCATTATTACGGCACAGGCACTGATGACCAATGATGAGGATGTACAGGTGAAAGATCTGATGGAAGAGAATTTTATCTTTATCCGGACCACCGACGACAGGGAAGATGCAGCCAAACTCTTCCGCAGATATGGACTGATCGCAATACCGGTACTGGATAAGGAAGGATTTATCGTAGGGATCGTAACCTTTGATGACGCCATCGGGGTTCTGACGGAAGAGACTACCGAGGATATCCACAAAATGGCGGCCATCGCTTCCAGCGAAGAGTCTTATCTTAAGACATCCGTATTCCAGCATGCGAAGAACCGGATTCCGTGGCTGCTGATCCTGATGTTCTCGGCGACAATCACAGGAGCGATCATCACGAAGTATGAGAATGCATTCCAGGTGGTTCCAATCCTGGTGTCCTTTATTCCCATGCTGATGGATACAGGCGGAAATTGCGGCTCCCAGAGTTCAACGCTGGTGATCCGGGGGCTGGCGGTGGATGAACTGCATTTTTCAGATTTCTTCTCCATCGTGTGGAAGGAATTCCGCGTATCCCTGATCGTAGGAATTGTGCTGGCAGCGGCCAACGGCGTAAGGATCTATCTGGTGCATGGCGGCGATGTGCAGATGGCGATGGTGGTTGCCGCTTCGCTGATAGGAACGATCGTGGTGGCCAAGATGGTAGGCTGCATGCTGCCGATTTTTGCAAAGCAGCTGCATCTTGATCCGGCAATCATGGCGTCGCCCTTGATTACGACGATCGTAGATACCTGCTCCATCATGATATATTTCCGCATAGCGACCCTTGTATTCCGGCTATAG
- a CDS encoding helix-turn-helix domain-containing protein → MQKTTGKSKKEVSVVPKRTDTKGSTENERILLESIAGIRKELHITQKELAHLSNNTQQEISRLEQKKHSPSVRTLCRILDSIDYELLLSKKDKKNTKKEMEKEYEKKNSSHYQPYTDNDHVAGDNCICQGDGYGQENH, encoded by the coding sequence ATGCAGAAGACAACAGGAAAATCAAAGAAGGAGGTTTCTGTTGTACCGAAAAGAACGGATACAAAAGGCAGCACTGAAAATGAACGGATTTTGTTGGAGAGTATAGCGGGGATACGAAAAGAACTGCATATTACGCAGAAGGAACTGGCACATCTATCAAATAATACACAGCAAGAGATATCCAGGCTGGAACAGAAAAAACACAGCCCTTCCGTCAGAACTTTATGCAGGATACTGGATAGCATTGATTATGAACTGTTACTATCCAAAAAAGATAAGAAGAATACAAAAAAAGAAATGGAGAAAGAGTATGAGAAGAAAAATAGCAGCCATTATCAGCCTTATACTGACAATGACCATGTTGCTGGGGACAATTGCATATGCCAAGGGGACGGATACGGACAAGAAAATCACTGA
- a CDS encoding YDG domain-containing protein, translating into MRRKIAAIISLILTMTMLLGTIAYAKGTDTDKKITDNVILDFIGFDMSGYKAYQSIEIPKGTPESDLSLPDVLTVRIEGQEENVDMPVTWECTDDGFGGGSYQAGHENEDAVFTFMPRWEENFALSGELQQKADNGEIKLPWIEVKYQKGETKEDSEKEMASGEEKQAKNLEPDSSYPQTATNTTGTLKFLTGSSAISSEKAFDIRGLKDGSEVKTTYSNYGYELYLTVGDVSVDRGNMELISSLNNGQVKTVNGMQVQPLITFTSDQAYVKVTYKVYNPADTAKVIGLCGGADIMIGGDDKAAINSTSTGITMVEGSKNGSQFSLYSKNTFGVTALDTLWFGEYNQRQYNYWNSREGGDLPQGTDSGIAFSWQNRALAPHASTEFTLLFGVGEPAAPPEIDIAADIELAYSAADIGVKAKVKDADTRTYNVYYSLDDGQETILDATLKTLVDDNFTEDPGTHKGTDPIAADGKRQGVAGEIPVPEEWAENSVHKLQIWVKNDKYAMSDVKTVYIMKKAAEGGGEIVEANEYSLAFDANGGSGTPPASMKAYEGTDVVLPVTALQNDGYLFGGWTPDDGTTIYQPGESYTMPSQDTTLKAFWYQTLTPGEVAPVTAEYGTEIAPVALSATGGRGNLTYAVAPGTPLPAGLVLTEEGILSGTPTDITNGQVLVKVIISDAMGETAEAEIPITIDKRQVTVSGAQTTEKEYDADTSMDVGALALDNVLSADSISAAATAEFTTIDAAENKDITLSGITLSGTNAEKYSCEETVVIKGKIIPRTITVKVKDDSKKAGTQKPEPELMEVYDGTSALQGTDTLEMLGTPRYAYPDFKDETGSYRVVVSFDNANRNYNIICQEGTLSVGQDAPVETTNYQVSGIPGNGGWYTSPIIIKPLGDTYDMFADGTASIEVNNKKETIQIQLKDSRTGQLTSPKTVEFKSDTEEPRLGTVSVQEKNRGILSRIGRTLTFGNFFKETVQVTLPVTDNLSGVEKLEYRLPGEDGYTVVTLDQTVSDEAVFDIPLGTNGIINVRATDMAGNINQVSNLEKDGADVWIVENTAPVISEFTAEEVSKNGWYRTDVTLTASVTDEESGLNQVSWTLNDGDSNVLLGNPEEMIQEYQFNQTLTNNGKQTVKVSAEDNATNQSADRSITVQIDKEIPTLSSVEGNPENWQEKEAEISFKIKDEISGLDKTEDVQVLKDGNTPIAVIASGDTYTFTTKGNGKYTVKAMDKAGNEIAESDCIIVSRIKDPEPKPPINDESLKGQKGTAVKTGDALSAGKILFYLILAIAALGCIAMCMIVKQKSAQAKRRHRRNRR; encoded by the coding sequence ATGAGAAGAAAAATAGCAGCCATTATCAGCCTTATACTGACAATGACCATGTTGCTGGGGACAATTGCATATGCCAAGGGGACGGATACGGACAAGAAAATCACTGACAATGTAATCTTGGATTTTATAGGATTTGATATGTCTGGCTATAAAGCATATCAGTCTATAGAAATTCCAAAGGGAACACCGGAGAGTGATCTGAGCCTTCCGGATGTTCTGACGGTAAGGATAGAAGGGCAGGAAGAGAATGTAGATATGCCTGTTACCTGGGAGTGCACAGATGATGGGTTTGGAGGGGGTTCTTATCAGGCAGGGCATGAAAATGAAGATGCGGTTTTCACATTTATGCCAAGATGGGAAGAAAACTTTGCGCTGTCTGGTGAATTACAGCAAAAGGCAGATAATGGCGAGATAAAGCTTCCGTGGATAGAAGTAAAGTATCAAAAGGGGGAGACCAAAGAAGATTCGGAAAAAGAAATGGCAAGCGGCGAAGAAAAGCAGGCAAAGAATCTGGAACCGGATTCGTCTTATCCTCAAACTGCCACAAATACTACGGGAACATTAAAGTTTCTTACAGGTTCTTCTGCTATTAGCAGTGAGAAAGCCTTCGATATCAGAGGCCTCAAAGACGGAAGCGAAGTAAAAACCACTTACAGCAATTATGGATATGAATTATATCTGACGGTAGGGGATGTTTCAGTGGATAGAGGAAATATGGAGCTGATATCAAGTTTAAATAACGGCCAGGTAAAGACGGTAAACGGTATGCAGGTACAGCCATTGATTACCTTTACATCCGATCAGGCTTATGTAAAGGTGACCTACAAGGTTTACAATCCGGCTGATACCGCAAAAGTGATAGGACTGTGCGGCGGAGCCGATATTATGATAGGGGGAGATGACAAGGCAGCCATCAATAGCACGTCAACGGGTATTACCATGGTGGAAGGCAGCAAAAATGGAAGCCAGTTCAGCCTCTATTCCAAAAATACATTTGGCGTGACAGCGTTGGATACCTTATGGTTTGGAGAGTATAATCAAAGGCAGTATAATTACTGGAACAGCCGGGAAGGGGGAGATCTGCCCCAGGGAACGGACAGTGGAATTGCATTTTCCTGGCAGAACCGTGCATTGGCGCCTCATGCCTCCACAGAATTTACGCTTCTCTTTGGAGTGGGAGAGCCGGCAGCCCCGCCGGAGATTGATATAGCTGCGGATATAGAATTGGCTTATAGCGCGGCGGACATCGGGGTAAAAGCGAAAGTAAAGGATGCGGATACCAGGACCTATAACGTGTATTATTCGCTGGATGATGGGCAGGAAACCATATTAGATGCAACATTAAAAACACTGGTGGACGATAACTTTACCGAAGACCCGGGAACCCATAAAGGGACTGACCCTATTGCTGCAGATGGCAAGCGCCAGGGAGTGGCCGGTGAGATACCAGTTCCAGAAGAATGGGCAGAGAATTCCGTCCACAAACTACAGATATGGGTGAAAAATGATAAGTACGCCATGTCAGATGTTAAGACCGTTTACATAATGAAAAAGGCAGCAGAAGGCGGAGGAGAAATCGTTGAAGCGAACGAGTATAGCCTGGCTTTTGACGCAAATGGAGGAAGCGGAACTCCGCCTGCATCAATGAAGGCATATGAGGGGACAGATGTGGTCCTGCCGGTGACAGCCCTTCAAAATGATGGCTATCTTTTCGGCGGATGGACGCCGGACGATGGGACAACGATTTACCAGCCTGGCGAATCCTATACGATGCCTTCACAGGATACCACCTTGAAGGCATTCTGGTATCAGACGCTTACGCCGGGGGAAGTCGCTCCTGTCACCGCTGAATATGGGACGGAGATAGCACCGGTAGCCTTAAGCGCGACAGGCGGCAGGGGCAATCTGACCTATGCTGTTGCTCCCGGGACGCCGCTTCCGGCAGGATTAGTTCTGACTGAGGAGGGAATTCTTAGTGGAACGCCCACCGATATCACCAATGGGCAGGTACTTGTAAAAGTAATCATTAGCGACGCAATGGGGGAGACTGCGGAGGCTGAAATACCGATTACAATTGATAAAAGACAGGTGACTGTGAGCGGGGCACAGACAACAGAAAAAGAATATGACGCAGATACATCGATGGATGTAGGCGCTCTTGCTCTGGATAATGTTCTATCAGCGGATTCTATTTCTGCAGCAGCGACAGCAGAATTTACGACTATAGATGCGGCAGAAAATAAAGATATTACCTTATCAGGCATTACATTAAGCGGTACGAATGCAGAGAAATACAGTTGCGAGGAGACTGTAGTAATCAAAGGTAAAATTATTCCCCGTACGATTACGGTGAAAGTAAAAGACGACAGCAAGAAGGCAGGAACGCAGAAACCAGAACCGGAACTTATGGAAGTCTACGACGGGACAAGCGCATTGCAGGGGACGGATACATTGGAAATGCTGGGAACTCCCCGCTACGCCTACCCCGACTTTAAGGATGAGACTGGTTCTTATAGGGTGGTAGTTTCCTTCGACAATGCAAATCGCAATTATAATATTATCTGCCAGGAGGGAACATTATCGGTAGGCCAGGATGCTCCAGTTGAGACTACGAATTATCAGGTATCCGGAATACCAGGCAATGGGGGATGGTATACGAGCCCGATTATCATTAAGCCTCTTGGGGACACATATGACATGTTTGCAGACGGGACTGCTTCGATTGAAGTGAATAACAAAAAGGAAACCATCCAGATCCAGTTAAAAGACAGCCGCACAGGCCAGCTTACTTCCCCAAAGACGGTGGAATTTAAAAGTGATACAGAAGAACCAAGGCTTGGAACCGTTTCCGTCCAAGAGAAGAATAGAGGCATTTTAAGCAGAATTGGACGGACGCTGACATTTGGAAACTTTTTCAAGGAAACCGTACAGGTCACGCTTCCTGTCACCGACAATTTAAGCGGTGTAGAAAAACTGGAATACAGACTACCGGGAGAGGATGGGTACACAGTTGTAACATTAGATCAAACCGTATCCGATGAGGCGGTTTTTGACATTCCTCTTGGAACAAACGGAATAATCAATGTACGGGCAACGGATATGGCAGGAAATATAAATCAGGTATCCAATCTTGAGAAAGATGGAGCAGATGTCTGGATTGTTGAAAATACAGCCCCTGTTATTTCAGAATTTACGGCGGAAGAAGTTTCTAAAAACGGATGGTACCGGACGGATGTGACATTAACAGCGTCTGTAACAGATGAAGAAAGCGGGCTCAATCAGGTGTCATGGACTTTAAATGATGGAGACAGCAATGTACTTCTTGGCAATCCGGAAGAAATGATACAGGAATATCAGTTTAACCAGACCCTGACAAATAACGGGAAGCAGACTGTTAAGGTAAGCGCAGAGGACAATGCGACAAACCAAAGCGCAGACAGAAGCATCACGGTTCAGATTGATAAAGAAATCCCTACCTTAAGCAGTGTAGAAGGAAATCCGGAAAACTGGCAGGAGAAAGAAGCAGAGATTTCATTTAAAATCAAGGATGAGATCAGCGGACTGGACAAAACAGAAGATGTCCAGGTATTGAAAGATGGAAACACGCCAATAGCTGTCATAGCATCCGGGGACACCTATACTTTCACAACAAAAGGAAATGGGAAATATACGGTAAAGGCAATGGATAAGGCAGGCAATGAGATCGCGGAAAGCGACTGCATTATCGTAAGCCGCATAAAGGATCCAGAACCAAAGCCTCCGATAAATGATGAAAGTCTAAAAGGACAGAAAGGCACGGCAGTAAAAACGGGAGATGCATTATCAGCAGGAAAGATACTTTTTTATCTTATCCTTGCCATAGCTGCACTTGGATGCATAGCGATGTGTATGATCGTGAAACAAAAATCAGCACAGGCAAAAAGAAGGCATAGAAGAAATCGCAGATAA
- a CDS encoding sensor histidine kinase: MMERKKQLYSLFRPALILILSLAGIGLIFYLTYMKDNKYLDNDESFYVLADDWEFYPDTSYSDYESGNPTSNPANITIGESGNFSSFHKDKSPFGRGLYRKQLHLEANADGWLLELPEIFSACKVYVNGELIHSYGNLSRKDYEIHIRNALFSLPSGYVELLIDTANYSHYYSGMIYPPVLGTSSDILHLVNCRLIFYAFLCFFTLGCAVISISIWFRRKAGALYIAYGILCISYAVHISYPLIHWLGINMGVLPYVMEDGSFFVILTCMTVLTYRLCSHAFPRIIHLAAYAFCIGMLLFVPLSHYVLFPFLPSFVSIYGDVMAIFKIFLSFYLIVAACIISYQNQDDIWMLSANAVFGFGILIDYLTAGRYEPLHFGWQTEYCGFIMVFLFTVLILRYSRRILLEREYLTEHLKEEVERKTAWLTRMMDERKEFLSAVAHDLKAPVAAINTYIDYIRNSPMRSDRELQHYLDVIDRKSMQIQNNVQSLQLFHTETTHNTAPEVFDLNAFLHIVYEETCPYADAAGIHYQLLLPDTSFYVLGHKESLFRAFENLVINATEHTPFEGAITLSALYKDHLAHITFKDSGEGILPEHLGQIFSYRFSTKKQNGLCGLGLYFTKNCMEEYGGTIAADSVPGEYTSFHITFPENRMPD, from the coding sequence ATGATGGAGCGAAAAAAACAATTGTACAGCCTTTTTCGGCCGGCTCTGATTCTAATTCTCTCCCTGGCCGGAATCGGACTGATTTTTTATCTAACTTATATGAAGGATAATAAATATCTGGATAACGATGAATCCTTCTATGTCCTGGCAGATGACTGGGAATTCTATCCTGATACTTCCTATTCAGATTACGAAAGCGGAAATCCCACCTCCAATCCGGCTAATATAACGATTGGCGAATCGGGTAATTTTTCTTCTTTTCATAAAGACAAGTCTCCCTTTGGCCGCGGACTGTATCGAAAGCAGCTGCATTTGGAAGCAAATGCAGACGGATGGCTCTTAGAACTTCCTGAGATTTTTTCTGCATGCAAGGTCTATGTCAATGGAGAATTGATTCATTCTTATGGAAACCTCTCCAGAAAAGACTATGAGATTCATATCAGAAATGCCCTGTTTTCCCTTCCGTCCGGCTATGTAGAACTTCTCATCGATACGGCAAATTATTCTCATTATTATAGCGGCATGATTTACCCGCCGGTTCTGGGAACATCCTCCGATATTCTCCATCTGGTAAACTGCCGCCTTATTTTTTATGCCTTCTTATGTTTCTTCACGCTTGGATGTGCTGTTATTTCAATCAGCATCTGGTTTCGCAGGAAGGCCGGGGCTTTATATATTGCTTATGGAATTCTCTGCATCAGCTATGCAGTCCATATTTCCTATCCGCTCATCCATTGGCTGGGAATCAATATGGGCGTTCTTCCATATGTGATGGAAGACGGATCCTTTTTCGTGATTTTAACTTGTATGACTGTTCTGACGTACCGTTTGTGCAGCCACGCATTTCCTCGCATTATCCACTTGGCTGCCTATGCATTTTGCATTGGCATGCTCCTATTTGTCCCGCTTTCACACTATGTACTTTTCCCGTTCCTGCCATCCTTTGTCTCTATTTACGGGGATGTCATGGCCATATTTAAAATCTTTCTAAGTTTTTACCTCATTGTGGCTGCCTGTATAATTTCTTATCAGAACCAGGATGATATCTGGATGCTGAGCGCAAATGCAGTATTTGGCTTTGGCATTCTGATCGATTATCTGACTGCCGGCAGATATGAGCCGCTACACTTTGGATGGCAGACAGAATACTGCGGGTTTATTATGGTGTTTCTATTTACTGTTTTGATTTTACGTTACAGCCGCCGCATCCTGCTGGAACGGGAATATCTGACAGAACATCTTAAGGAAGAAGTAGAACGTAAAACTGCATGGCTTACACGCATGATGGATGAAAGGAAAGAATTCCTGTCCGCTGTGGCTCATGACCTAAAGGCTCCCGTGGCAGCAATCAATACTTATATTGACTATATACGCAATTCCCCTATGCGCTCAGACAGGGAACTCCAGCATTATCTGGATGTCATTGACCGCAAATCCATGCAGATTCAGAATAATGTTCAGAGCCTGCAGCTTTTTCATACGGAAACTACCCATAATACAGCGCCTGAAGTATTTGACTTAAATGCATTTCTTCACATTGTTTATGAAGAAACCTGTCCTTATGCGGATGCCGCAGGAATTCATTATCAGCTTCTTCTCCCGGATACTTCCTTTTATGTGCTGGGGCACAAAGAAAGCCTCTTCCGTGCATTTGAAAATCTTGTAATCAACGCTACGGAACATACGCCCTTCGAGGGAGCGATTACATTAAGCGCCCTTTATAAAGACCATCTGGCACATATTACTTTCAAGGACAGCGGGGAAGGAATTCTTCCGGAACATCTGGGCCAGATTTTCAGCTACCGCTTCAGTACCAAAAAGCAGAACGGTCTCTGCGGTCTCGGGCTCTATTTCACGAAAAACTGCATGGAAGAGTACGGCGGAACCATTGCTGCCGATTCTGTGCCCGGAGAATATACTTCCTTTCATATTACTTTTCCGGAAAATAGGATGCCGGATTGA
- a CDS encoding response regulator transcription factor: MERLLFVDDDIEILSLNRSYFTEHGYDVDTASSAEEAMELLKDRSYDCLVLDIKMEAQDGFELCNNLRKTTNTPVIFLTVLTDSESLVKGFNSGADDYVEKPYRLQELEMRIRARISPHIPSSYEQKHPAPPVLSLYPEEQQAYIGTQSLKLTANEFQILYFLSQHKGIPYRQEEIYQALWGENYNTHSIQVLILRIRKKIQAAAPDKEFIRTQWGKGYVYTES, encoded by the coding sequence ATGGAGCGACTTCTATTTGTAGATGATGATATAGAAATACTTTCTTTAAACCGGTCCTATTTTACAGAACACGGATATGATGTAGATACAGCTTCCAGCGCGGAAGAAGCGATGGAACTGTTAAAAGACAGGTCTTATGACTGTCTGGTTCTAGATATTAAAATGGAAGCGCAGGATGGTTTCGAATTATGCAATAACCTGCGTAAAACTACCAATACGCCTGTCATTTTCCTTACAGTTCTTACTGACAGCGAGTCTCTTGTAAAAGGATTCAACAGCGGCGCGGATGACTATGTAGAAAAGCCCTACCGCTTACAGGAACTTGAAATGCGGATCCGTGCAAGAATCAGCCCGCATATTCCCTCCTCATATGAACAAAAACATCCTGCTCCCCCTGTTCTTTCTCTGTATCCGGAAGAACAGCAGGCTTATATTGGCACCCAGTCTCTTAAACTTACGGCAAATGAATTCCAGATTCTATATTTTTTAAGCCAGCACAAGGGAATCCCTTACAGACAGGAAGAAATATATCAGGCATTGTGGGGTGAAAACTACAATACCCACAGCATACAGGTCCTTATTTTACGAATCCGCAAAAAAATCCAGGCCGCCGCGCCAGATAAAGAATTCATCCGCACACAGTGGGGAAAGGGGTATGTGTATACAGAATCATGA
- a CDS encoding iron-containing alcohol dehydrogenase yields MLNFEYHTPTKVVFGKAAESKTGSLIKEQGCRKVLVHYGSGSVVRSGLLDRVYASLDAEGIPYVSLGGVVPNPRLSKVREGIALCRREGVDFILAVGGGSVIDSSKAIGYGVANEGDVWDFYARKRTASACLPIGAILTIAAAGSEMSNSSVITNEDGLKKRGYKSEYCRCRFAILNPELTYTLPDYQTQSGCVDILVHTMERYFNQSTNMEMTDGISEALLRTVMKNSLILKKDPQNYDARAEVMWASSLSHNGLTGCGTDGGDWASHQLEHELGGMFDVAHGAGLAAVWGTWARYVCKDRLDRFAKFAENVLFVPHSEDLEQTALLGIQAMEDYFRSIGMPTSLHELGIAPSEEQILELADKCSFGNTRTIGKVRELNREQIAEIYRLAQGI; encoded by the coding sequence ATGTTAAATTTTGAATATCATACGCCTACCAAAGTCGTCTTTGGCAAAGCGGCCGAGTCCAAAACCGGAAGCCTCATCAAAGAGCAGGGATGCAGGAAGGTCCTGGTTCATTACGGAAGCGGCAGCGTCGTAAGAAGCGGCCTTCTCGACCGCGTATATGCTTCCCTCGATGCCGAAGGCATCCCCTATGTTTCTTTGGGAGGCGTGGTTCCAAACCCCCGTCTCTCCAAAGTACGCGAGGGAATCGCACTGTGCCGGCGGGAAGGAGTCGACTTTATCCTGGCAGTAGGCGGCGGAAGCGTTATCGATTCCTCCAAGGCAATCGGCTATGGCGTTGCCAATGAGGGAGATGTCTGGGACTTTTATGCGAGGAAGCGTACCGCTTCCGCCTGCCTGCCCATTGGCGCCATCCTTACCATCGCGGCTGCCGGAAGCGAGATGAGCAACTCCTCCGTCATTACGAACGAAGACGGCTTAAAGAAGCGTGGCTATAAAAGCGAATATTGCCGCTGCAGGTTTGCCATCCTGAATCCGGAACTTACATATACGCTTCCAGATTACCAGACGCAGAGCGGATGCGTGGATATTCTGGTGCATACGATGGAACGATACTTCAACCAGAGCACGAATATGGAGATGACGGACGGAATCAGCGAGGCACTGCTTCGCACTGTCATGAAGAATTCTCTGATTCTGAAAAAGGATCCTCAAAATTATGACGCCCGTGCAGAAGTCATGTGGGCTTCCAGCCTCTCTCATAATGGCCTTACTGGATGCGGTACCGATGGCGGGGACTGGGCTTCCCACCAGTTGGAACATGAACTTGGCGGCATGTTCGACGTCGCTCACGGCGCAGGCCTTGCTGCCGTATGGGGTACCTGGGCCCGCTATGTATGCAAGGACCGCCTGGACCGGTTTGCCAAGTTTGCCGAGAATGTCCTTTTCGTTCCGCACAGTGAAGACTTGGAGCAGACGGCCCTTCTGGGCATTCAGGCTATGGAAGACTATTTTCGAAGCATTGGAATGCCCACCAGCCTCCACGAACTTGGAATTGCCCCAAGCGAAGAGCAGATTCTGGAACTCGCCGACAAATGCAGTTTTGGCAATACCCGTACGATCGGAAAAGTACGGGAACTTAACCGGGAGCAGATAGCAGAAATCTATCGGCTGGCACAGGGAATTTAA
- a CDS encoding DUF2877 domain-containing protein, with protein MYHVITATAAYASHILGLCISGTVHSVYKKTINIQLGQHLLALQSAASPLSPISLITDMEGRSMDQLPIRSGQPVNVLGDRIEIVMPDSASAGCSSSFLYQPEEIYESRLASLPPGFSHARLCERLHSVLSSSDVGGFCLLSDSYKGSAEPFDLILETARKRMSSCMLLLKEGQYEKAASTLAGLLGLGIGLTPSGDDFLCGVLAGLLLRNQGSHPFTLELGCQIRARLANTNEISRAFLDCALASHFSRAVISLTLLPPSGDILKSFSEIGHSSGMDTLSGIVYALELKLDQ; from the coding sequence ATGTACCATGTAATTACTGCGACAGCCGCTTATGCCAGCCATATATTAGGCCTGTGCATATCTGGAACCGTCCACTCTGTTTATAAGAAAACAATCAACATTCAATTAGGACAGCATCTGCTGGCACTGCAGTCAGCCGCGTCCCCTCTGTCTCCCATCAGCCTGATCACGGATATGGAGGGGCGATCCATGGATCAGCTTCCTATCCGCTCCGGCCAGCCTGTGAATGTCCTGGGCGATCGGATAGAGATCGTTATGCCTGACTCTGCGTCTGCCGGATGTTCGTCTTCCTTTCTATATCAGCCGGAAGAGATCTACGAATCGCGACTGGCCTCTTTGCCCCCAGGCTTTTCCCACGCGCGACTTTGCGAGAGGCTGCATAGCGTCCTGTCCTCCTCGGACGTCGGAGGCTTTTGCCTGCTGTCCGACTCCTATAAGGGTTCGGCAGAACCTTTTGATCTCATCCTTGAAACTGCCAGGAAGCGGATGTCGTCCTGCATGCTCCTTCTTAAGGAGGGACAGTATGAGAAGGCTGCCAGCACATTAGCCGGACTTCTCGGACTTGGGATCGGCCTTACCCCCAGCGGCGATGATTTCCTGTGCGGCGTATTGGCTGGCCTCCTCCTCCGAAATCAGGGCTCGCATCCTTTCACTCTGGAACTTGGATGCCAGATACGCGCACGGCTTGCCAATACAAACGAGATCAGCAGGGCCTTCCTTGATTGTGCCTTAGCATCCCATTTCAGCCGCGCCGTGATCTCGCTGACCTTGCTGCCACCGTCCGGAGATATTTTAAAATCTTTTTCTGAGATCGGACATTCTTCCGGCATGGATACATTATCTGGGATCGTCTATGCCCTGGAACTCAAACTAGACCAATAA